The Bacteroidia bacterium genomic interval AGTCATCTATCGCCATATCGCCCTTGAAATCAATATCCGTAATCCCTCTTATCTGTATACTGACCGTACTATCTGCATAGGTATCCAGAGGAATTTGTATCTCTCTCCATGCATTGCCCTGATTTCCGGAAACGAAGGCTATACTTTCCGTCCAGTCAGATCCATTGAATACATCAACATGGAGTTCTCCCATATCCTCTCCATACATGTGGTACCAGAGACTCATAGTAGGTTTTGTCATACCGCTGATGTCGATACAGGGACTGAGCAATTTTGCTTCACGGAAGTTACAGCCACCTGAGGATTCCAGATATAGATAGCTGCCTCCGGGATTTCCAGGGGCATGGTCTTCTGAGGGTCCTGTAAAGACACTGGGGGTTGACCCTGAATTAACCCTCCAGTCAATGCTATCAGCAAGTCCGTTTTCTGCATTGGTCCAGCCGTTACCAAGTGGGCAAACGGTACCCCCACAATCTATAGTTGTTGCACAGAGTGTATAGGATTCAAAGTCCTCAGTATAAGGACCGGCAAAGGAGCTATTACCGTTGATAGTTAGGGTATGATCGACAAAGTTGTTAGCGGTATTCTGGTCCCCAAATACACTCAGACTGGAGCGGAATACATAGGTGCCTGCTGCCTGTGGAGGTGAAAAGGGAGTAGTAAATCGGTAGGTTTTTATTTCTCCCGGATCCAGGGTATCGGTAAAGGTTTCATTTGTATTGTTGGTGCCAATGATGCGGTAGCGAACCGTGAAATTTGTTTGGGTGAAAATACCCGCATTGAAAAGGGTGATTTCTACCGGAACATCATTAGAACAAGCCGGATATCCTGCCTGTAAGGGAGTATTTATGGATAGAACCTGAAGATCATTTCCATTGGGGCAATTGAAAACACCTCCTATCTGCTCAATAGCTACGGTTCTCCTTCCGATGATATCATTAGACCTTGCACGTACAGCAATCCAATAGTCAGCAAATGCATTGCTAATCGGAATATCAAATACCGTGGAGCTGGTTGTTCCTATGGAATCCATAGTCACCGCTCCCAATAAGAAGACATCATAATCGGTAGCACCTGCAACGCTATCCCACTGGATTTTGATATTGGTATTACAAGTCTGAATGATATTCAAATCCTGCGGTATGCTCAAAACATGGAAAGGGAATTCACTTTGACCTGCTTGACTTCCGCGACTCACCCGAATCAACCCTTTAGCGGTAATATTAGCGGGTACTTGCCAATCATATACGCGTAAATAGCCTGCCACTTGATTGTCAACCAGATTCCAGCTTGCCCCTTCATCCTCAGAATATTCGATAATGAAATTGCCCTGATCGCCAGCGGCTCCCCAATGAATACGAACATCCTCTCCCGGTACGAGATTTTCACCCCCAATCGGATGGGTAACAGTAATATCATCCAGCACATACATATACACCACATAGTATTCCTGAGGTCCTTGAGCGAGGCTGTGTCCATGAACTTCCAGGACATAATTTCCAGCGGCGGGATTTTCAATCGTTACCTGCTCGACATTATTGAGCGAATCTACTCCCCGTATAGCCGGATTATTCAGATTAGATGGATTAGGATTTGAGTCCAAAATCCAGGGATCAAGACTACTTCCGGATGGCAGATTCAATTTTGTATTCAAATCATTTACCAGGGCTGTACTAGCAAGGGTACTTGCTGCAGGATCCATCCAATAGGTCATGACCCGCATTTCTTTTACCCCCGCAGGCACTTTCAATAAATGTGTATTGCTACTATCCTGCTCAATGCTGGAAGAGAGCCAGGTCCTGTTTTCCAGGATTCGTACAGCTCTGAAAGCATTGATTCTTCCCCAACCAAATCTAAAGTCAGGTCCTTTATTTCCAAGATCATCTGCTGAGTTGAGCATGACGGCCTTTATCAAACCAGATTTGGGTAAGGTGTCAGCATTCAATTCTCTGTAGGCATGGTAAAGCTGGGTAGCTACTCCTGCTACACCCGGAGCTGCTCCTGAAGTTCCCCCAAAGGGAGAATAAGCATTTCCGGGAGAAGTTGAGAGGTGATTGTTGCCATTTGCAGCCAGGTCAGGTTTGATGCGGCCATCTGAAGCTGGGCCACGGCTACTGCTAGCCATGAGCGAACCATCTGTATCCAGGTTGGCCGTAGCAATCACATTCTTGGCGATCTTATGACCCCCGGTTATATTTCCCCATCTGGCCCCTGCTCCATATCCACAATCAGAGTTGCCGGAATTACCTGCTGAAAAGACATGTAAAAGAGATTGCCCGGTACTGCTGAGGGTTTGAAATTCTACTGTTTCGGTTGTGGAGGTATATCCATCATTACAGCCATCGCTATAAGAAGAGTTTGTGATAACTACTCCCTGATTGAAATGGAGATTATTCATTTCAATGAAGCTCGGAGAATATCGAGAAACGTAGAGATCGGAACCAGACGCCATACCTTGTGCCTGAGGATCGAGGTTTCCTGAGCCAGCCATAATTCCTGCTACCCCATCTCCATGTGTTCCATCAGCTCCACCAGTAAGAAATTGACTGTTTAATCTGCCCTGAAAATCGATATGAGGACCTAGTGCACCATCATCTCTGACCAGAATGCTGATCCCTTCGCCATCATATTTTCTGCCCATAGGCGCGAGACTATTAATAGCATTGGCTTTATGAAGGGCTCTTCCTCGAAAATCTTCTGCCACAGGAGGAGAAGGAATGGGTTCTATAAAGGTGATATAAGGAAGCGCTTCCAATTGAGGATAAGCTTGAATATCAACTTCAACCTCAATGTATTTGCGCCCCCTTTCCTGACTGGATACAGCAATGCCTGCTTGCCTTAACTCATTCTTGGCCCAACTTAGAGAAAGGTCTGAAGGAATATGCAGGATTAAAGCAATCTTATTCCCATTCAAGGCATAAGAAGGAAGGTCTCCGGCCCTTAGCCTTGAAGATATTTTTTCTCCAAATCCGGGTTTCAAAACACTCCTGATACCAAGTCCATTCAACAAAAAGGAAGGATTTGCATTGGAAGGGAGAGATGCGAGGTAAACTTTGTTCGGGATATAATCCAGGAGTTTTATGCCCCGACTTTGCATTTGGTTTCTCTGTTGACTGTTCGGGATTTTATAGAATTGCAGATAGCGATATGTCCTGCTACCAACCTGATCCTGGTCCAAATCTCCTGTCTGAAGATAGGTCTGGATGTTTTCAGGGAAATTTACCTGGGTAGACTGAAAGTTAACTGTGAAATTGTCTTGGGGAAAAGCTAGTAAAAAGTGGCACATTGCCAGCACTAGCAAGGGTAGAAGTTTGCGCATAGCCTAAAGTAATAGTTGTAGATCGAATGACGACTTGAGCGACGACGTTAAAAAATAAGCTACAAGCTAAGGAATAATCTTTGTATTAGCATAAACCTATATCCTCCTTATTTAGAAATAATATTCAAAAAATCGAATATCCTCAGCTTTGTCAGGGAAAGAAGAAGCTTTGACTAAGAAATCATCAATTTTAATCGCATTTTTACAGCATTATGAATCATCTGGCCAAGGTCATAATCATAGGAGCCGGTAAAGGCGGAACTGCTTTGTTGGAACTCTTTCATGAAGATCCCAGCATTGAAGTCCTGGGGATGGTAGATAGAGATACCAAAGCTCTGGGAATGCTGAGGGCACAGGAAATGGGCTATCCGGCTGCCCGGGATCTATCTGTTTTTCTTTACGATCCCCAATTTGATCCCAATATGATCGTAAATGCCAGTGGGAGTCAGGAGATTTGGGAAGAACTGGAAAAGATCGATGATCCAAGCATTCGTGTGATTGGAGGTGTGGCGGCAAAGTTTATCTGGGCTCTGCTGGAGGCAAGACAGGAAAAGAAATTTCTCGAGAAGAAATACCAACAACTCAAATCCAGCATAAACCTCTCCGGAGGCAATCAACTGATTTTTGGCTCCAATCCGATCATGAAACAGGTGGACCAAATGATCAAACAAGTAGCACCTACTGATTCTACGGTTCTGATTGTAGGTGAGACAGGAACGGGGAAAGAGGTGATTGCCCAGGCTCTTCAATCTTTGAGTGCCTATCGGGATCAGGCTTTTTTAAAAATCAATTGTACTGCCTTTTCTCCGCAATTACTGGAAAGTGAACTCTTCGGCTATAAAAAAGGCGCATTTACGGGAGCCGTACAGGATAAAATTGGCCTGCTGGAAGCTGCAGATGGGGGTACTATTTTTCTAGATGAAATTGGAGACATAAGCCTGGAAATGCAGGTGAAACTTTTACGGTATCTTCAATTTGGAGAAGTCAGGCCAGTGGGTTCGACGGAAACCAAGATCGTGAAAACACGAATCATTGCTGCCACCAACCGGAATCTGGAAGAGCAGATTCAGGAGAAGACCTTCCGCGAGGATTTATTCTACAGACTCAATACGTTTACCATAGAACTTCCTCCTCTCAGACAAAGGAAGGAAGATATACCTCTACTCACCCATCACTTTCTCAAAAAAGCTGTAATCAAACTCAACAAAAAGGTGAGCGGAATCGAATCCTATGCTGTCGAACTCCTGAGTGCGTATCATTTTCCCGGAAACCTGCGTGAGCTTCAAAGTGTGATCGAAAGGGCGGTGATCATGTGTGAGTCGGATATGATTATGGCCATCCATTTGCCTGCTTTCGTCCAAAATGTAAAGACTCCTTTCCAATTGCGAGATGGCTTGATTCAGAGTAGGGAAAAGATGGTGGCGAACTTCGAAAGAAAAGCTTTACTCCAATACCTGGCTGAAGCAAATGGGAATGTGAGCCAGGCTGCTATGAAAGCCAAAATTTCACGAAAAACTTTTTATCGGCTCATGGAAAAATACTCCATTTCCAAAGAAAGCCTTCCCTCTCAACTCCTGGATAAGCAGGAAAAATAAGCACTGTGTCATGTATGACACACTCTCCGCTGTATTTCTCCTATTTTGCTGCCTTTAAATTCAATATGTGTCATGTGTGATACACTTATCTTGTTGGTTTACAGGGATTAATATTCTTTTTGATCATAATTTCTTTGTTTTTATTGCAATTGTGTGTCATGGATGACACATTTTCGGACTTTCTTCAAATTACCTAAAGGAATATTTCGGGCATAAGTACTTGTTTTATAGGGGTTTATGTGGAGGTATAGGATTGCCTCCAAATAATTGGCACAAAACTAGGATAGCAAATTCAGGCACTAATAAAGATTACATCTATCCAATTTAGGACCGTGCTAAAAACACTTTCTAAATATTAAACAATGATCAAGCGTATTTCTTATCCAGAATTCACAAACCTGTACAATAGCGATAAAGCTATTTTGGTACATTTTTATGAAGAGGGGAATCATGATTCTCTCAGATTAAAGAGGCATTTGGACAGGTATATGAAATCAGGAAAAGCTGGAATTTCTGTGCTTCATCTACAAGTAGGCGAGCACCGTTCTATTGCTGATTTTCTGGGAAAAGAAAGAGAAGCTGGACTCTATCTAATCAAGGAACAAAAATGTGTTCGTGAGTTCAAATTAGCTCCTATCTCTTATCATTTGTTCGAATACCTGATCGAAGAATATGCAAAAGCCAGTCAGGAAATTCCTTATGCTGTATAAATAATTCAATCGGATCAGCCCTGCTCTAGGCAAATCCAAACATTTCTACAAAACAAAAGGCTCATCTACTCGCGTGTTACCCTTCTATATAGATGGGCCAAATTTTATTTACATAGGTTCTTCATGGGTTGAAGCCTCTATCTTTCTATCAAAAATTGTTAAGTATCCATTAGCAAGATGCATCTTTAAAGCAGATTCACTTTATTGAACTCTCTTTGAAGACGATTGATTTATGCTAATGGATACTCCCTTCTCTTTACCTTCCCATCCAAATGTCAGGCGGATTGGCCTGGGGCTCGCAGCTCTGGGAAGACCTGGATATATTAACCTGGGTCATGCTGAAGACCTCCAGAACAATTATGATCAGGCATTTATGGAACATCATGCCCATGAGGTGTTGGATCTCGCCTGGAAAGAAGGCATTCGACATTTTGATACTGCCCGTTCCTATGGCTTGGGAGAATTGTTTTTGGGGAATTGGTTGAAGAATAAAGGCTTACCAAAGGATCAGGTATTGATCAGCTCTAAATGGGGATATACCTATACGGCAGATTGGCAGATTCAGGCGGAGCATCATGAAGTCAAAGAGCATAGTCTGGGGGTTCTGGATAGGCAGTGGAAAGAGAGTCAGGAGATTCTGGGGGAATACCTGGATTTATACCAGATACATTCAGCTACCCTCGAAAGTGGAGTATTGGAAAATACGGAGGTGTTGAATCGACTGGCAGAATTGAAAGCTCAGGGAACTTCTATTGGGCTTTCGACAAGTGGGGCAAATCAATCAGAAGTACTGCGGAAGGCGATGGAAATTGAAGTAGATGGAAAACCGCTTTTCGATAGCTTTCAATCCACCTTTAATCTTCTGGAAAGATCGGCAGGCCCATTATTGCAAGAAGCCTCCGAAGCTGGCAAGGCCATTATCATCAAAGAAGCCCTGGCCAATGGAAGATTAACTGCCCGAAATCAGCAGCCGGAATTCAAAGAAAAATTTCAACTATTAGCGAAGATATCTCAAAACATCAATACAAGCATTGATGCCCTTTCTCTGGCTTTTATTCTCAAGCATAGCTGGGTGGATCAGGTGCTAAGCGGAGCGGCAAATACAGAACACCTCCTGTCAAATATGGAAGCTGCCAAACTGGAACTTTCCGAAGAAATTTTGAATGAGCTAGAAGGTCTGAAAGAAGATCCACAGAAATACTGGGCAAAACGTAAGAGCCTGGCCTGGAATTAGGATGCGCGCTTTCTCTACCTCCTTTAGCATTGCCTATCAGAGAGAAATGCCTAAATTCAGTTAAATTTTAAATGACATGCTAGCTTTCAAAAACTACTACCCTATAACTTTCCTATTGATTGTTTCCCTTCTCTCTGCTTGTGGGGAAAAAACCACTCAACAAGAAGAAAAAGAAGATCCTGCAATAGCCGCTTTAAAGTCTTCCCTGACCCTCGCCGCTAATTTTGATCAGGGGTATGATGCAAACTTTGCCGCTGGAGATCCTAAAATCTATACAGGCATTAAGTACGATAGCCTGGATGCGCCTACTGCCGGAATGACAAGTGCAGAAGTTGGACTACTTGAAGGCAAAGGAAAGTCCGGCAATGCCTTGCAATTCAAAAGCAAAACCGAGCCGGTGATTTTCTATAAATCAGAAAAAAATATCGACTATAGTTCGGAGAACTGGAGTGGAACCGTATCTCTATGGCTCAGTCTCAATCCGGAAGAGGATTTGGCACCTGGATACACTGATCCCATTCAAATAACAGATCAGGGCTATGATGATGCTGCTATTTGGGTAGATTTCTCGAATAAGAATCCCCGTTCTTTCAGGATGGGTGTGTATGGAGACGTAGATGTATGGAACCCGGATAATATAGGACCGGATGAAAATCCTGCTTTCAACAGCCGACTCCTTCCTGCAACTGACAGGCCTTTTACACGAGAAAGCTGGACCCATGTAGCGGTAAGTTTTTCGGGCCTGAATACCCAAAATGGCAAAGCCGAATTTTTCATCAATGGAAAATCTCAGGGAAGTCGGGATATCAGCGAGCCTTATACCTGGGAATTGGAGAAATCCAGAATCTTTTTGGGACTCAATTTCGTCGGTCTGATGGATGAGGTAAGTATCTACAAGAAAGCCTTGACCGCAGATGAAATAAAAGTCCTTTACGAATTACCAGCTGGACTGATTGATCTCCTGTAAAGACATGAAAAATTTTGGAATCATAGGAGGTGGGTCCATTGCCAATCTTCATGCTGATGCTATCCGGGACATGAGGGGTGGGCAGTTAATTGCTGCTTTTGTCCGAAATCCTGAACGAGCCCGGATATTTGCTGAAAAGCATAAGTGCGAAGTTTATACAAAAGAAGAGGAACTCCTGAAGGATGACCGCATTGATATTGTGGTGATTGCTACGGCTTCGGGCGTACATCTGGAGTCCACCATTTTGGCAGCTAAAGCAGGAAAGCATATCATTTGTGAGAAACCCCTGGAAGTGACTCCTGCTCGCGTCCAGCAAATGATAGAGGTCTGTGATGAGCAGGGAGTAATGTTAGCGGGAATTTTTAATCGGCGTTTTACTCCTGCAGTAGATTATCTGAAAAGTGCCATTGAAAGTGGGCGCTTTGGACGATTGACGCTCTGTGATGCCTATGTGAAATGGTATCGAGATCAGGCCTATTATGATTCCGGAGCCTGGAGAGGGACCTGGGAATTGGATGGGGGAGGAGCCCTCATGAATCAATCCATCCACAGCATAGATCTACTCAATTACCTGGCAGGGGACATCAAAAGGTTAAGTGCATCTACGACCACTTTAACCCATAAAAACATAGAAGTAGAAGATACAGCTGTAGCCATTCTCGAATTTGAGCATGGAGGTCGAGGCGTAATTGAAGGTTCAACTTCTTGTTGGTCCTCGGAAGGCTTACCAGCAGAGATTCATATTTCCGGGGAAAAAGGGTCAGTCTTTCTGAGAGATGAGGTCTTTCGGGTCTGGGATTTTGCAGAGGAAAGGGAAGAGGATGCCTATATCAAGGAAAATCTTATGTACAGCGGGCAAGCAGCTCAGGGCGCCAATGATCCCAAAGCGATCAACTATATGGGGCATTTGCGAAATTTTGAAGATGTGGTGGAGGCATTGGAAAGTGGTCGCCCGCCCAAAGTAACGGGAGCCGAAGGAATCAAAGCCATCAAAATCATAGATGCCATTTACCAAAGTTCCCGAAAAAAGGGAGAATGGATAGAACTTAGCTAAGCAAAAAATATATTATGAAGAAATTCCTGATCTCATGTTTGGGATATTTAATTCTCTTATCCCCCAACTCCTTTGCCCAGGAAGGAATGCCCTCCAAACTCATCGAGAAAGGGGCGACAGTAAAACAGCTGTCCTCCGAGTATAGCTTCACCGAAGGGCCTGCGGTCGATAAGGAAGGAAATGTCTTTTTTACCGATCAACCCAATAATCGTATCCTCAAATGGTCTACTAATGGTAAACTTAGTGTTTTCATGGAAGATGCCGGAAGATCCAATGGCCTGTACTTCGATCATCAAGGGAATCTGCTTTCCTGTGCAGATGAGAAAAACCAATTGTGGAAGATCGGTCCGGACAAACAGGTAGAGGTCTTGATCAATGATTTCGAAGGAAAGAAATTCAACGGTCCCAATGACCTTTGGGTGGACCCACAAGGAGGTATATACTTTACCGACCCCTTTTACAAAAGGCCCTGGTGGGATCATGAAGAAGCGGAACTGGAGCATCAGAATGTCTATTACCTTTCTCCCGATAAAAAAGACCTGCGAATGGTCGCAGATGGATTTACCAGACCCAACGGGATCATCGGTTCCAAAGATGGAAAAAAACTTTTCGTAGCCGATATCGGAGCCAATAAAACCTATGTCTATGATGTGGCCGCAGATGCCAGTTTATCTAATAAAAGTCTTTTCGCAGAACTGGGCTCTGACGGAATGACCCTTGACCATAAAGGGAATCTATATTTGACCGGAAAAGGAGTAACGATTTTCAATAAAAAAGGACAACAGATTGGACATATAGCTATACCCGAGGATTGGACTGCCAATGTTACCTTCGGCGGGGAAGATCAGGATATTCTCTTTATTACTGCAAAAAAATCTCTCTTTAGCCTGAAGATGAAGGTGCATGGGATTCGCTGATATTTTTGTCTATCTATAGGGATAATTGGCAGCAAGGGCCCGTATTTCATCTGGACTGGCTGAACCCGTTTCTCTCAATTTCTGAACCGATACCGCTGCTGCAAGATTGGCAATATCCATAGCTTCCGGGATGGCGATTTTTATTCCCATACAAGCGGAAAAAGCTGCCAGACAGGCATCTCCTGCACCCGTAATATCGAGAGGACCTTTTAGCGGAATGCCCGCTACTTTGTGGCTTTGATGTTGATCGATATAGACCAGCCCTTTTTCTCCGGCTGTCATCAGGATAGGGGATTGGCTATGTAAATGGGCTTTCTTTGCAATTTCCATTAGGCTATGTGCCTTAAGATCATCAAAGGCTTTTCCAATACGGTTGATTTCTGAAATATTTCCCTTTAATACACCATAATGAAAGGCCCCGCTACTATCCCGTAAGTCAGAAATAACAAAACATAGTGGGAAGGCCTCAAGGATGTTTTTCAGACTAGTCAGGTTTTCGACTGAAGTAAGCCCATTTTCGAATTGCTGGTTCAGGATCAATACATCTAGCCTAGGTAAAGTTTC includes:
- a CDS encoding SMP-30/gluconolactonase/LRE family protein, producing MKKFLISCLGYLILLSPNSFAQEGMPSKLIEKGATVKQLSSEYSFTEGPAVDKEGNVFFTDQPNNRILKWSTNGKLSVFMEDAGRSNGLYFDHQGNLLSCADEKNQLWKIGPDKQVEVLINDFEGKKFNGPNDLWVDPQGGIYFTDPFYKRPWWDHEEAELEHQNVYYLSPDKKDLRMVADGFTRPNGIIGSKDGKKLFVADIGANKTYVYDVAADASLSNKSLFAELGSDGMTLDHKGNLYLTGKGVTIFNKKGQQIGHIAIPEDWTANVTFGGEDQDILFITAKKSLFSLKMKVHGIR
- a CDS encoding S8 family serine peptidase, with translation MRKLLPLLVLAMCHFLLAFPQDNFTVNFQSTQVNFPENIQTYLQTGDLDQDQVGSRTYRYLQFYKIPNSQQRNQMQSRGIKLLDYIPNKVYLASLPSNANPSFLLNGLGIRSVLKPGFGEKISSRLRAGDLPSYALNGNKIALILHIPSDLSLSWAKNELRQAGIAVSSQERGRKYIEVEVDIQAYPQLEALPYITFIEPIPSPPVAEDFRGRALHKANAINSLAPMGRKYDGEGISILVRDDGALGPHIDFQGRLNSQFLTGGADGTHGDGVAGIMAGSGNLDPQAQGMASGSDLYVSRYSPSFIEMNNLHFNQGVVITNSSYSDGCNDGYTSTTETVEFQTLSSTGQSLLHVFSAGNSGNSDCGYGAGARWGNITGGHKIAKNVIATANLDTDGSLMASSSRGPASDGRIKPDLAANGNNHLSTSPGNAYSPFGGTSGAAPGVAGVATQLYHAYRELNADTLPKSGLIKAVMLNSADDLGNKGPDFRFGWGRINAFRAVRILENRTWLSSSIEQDSSNTHLLKVPAGVKEMRVMTYWMDPAASTLASTALVNDLNTKLNLPSGSSLDPWILDSNPNPSNLNNPAIRGVDSLNNVEQVTIENPAAGNYVLEVHGHSLAQGPQEYYVVYMYVLDDITVTHPIGGENLVPGEDVRIHWGAAGDQGNFIIEYSEDEGASWNLVDNQVAGYLRVYDWQVPANITAKGLIRVSRGSQAGQSEFPFHVLSIPQDLNIIQTCNTNIKIQWDSVAGATDYDVFLLGAVTMDSIGTTSSTVFDIPISNAFADYWIAVRARSNDIIGRRTVAIEQIGGVFNCPNGNDLQVLSINTPLQAGYPACSNDVPVEITLFNAGIFTQTNFTVRYRIIGTNNTNETFTDTLDPGEIKTYRFTTPFSPPQAAGTYVFRSSLSVFGDQNTANNFVDHTLTINGNSSFAGPYTEDFESYTLCATTIDCGGTVCPLGNGWTNAENGLADSIDWRVNSGSTPSVFTGPSEDHAPGNPGGSYLYLESSGGCNFREAKLLSPCIDISGMTKPTMSLWYHMYGEDMGELHVDVFNGSDWTESIAFVSGNQGNAWREIQIPLDTYADSTVSIQIRGITDIDFKGDMAIDDFSIFEAAATPTAEFVSDFSTVCPGGLVNFTDASDLDPNSWNWSISPASFSFTNATNSGSQNPAVIFQDYGFYTVSLSISNPYGSDSIVKQQFIRVRDGEQLPLSEDFESINFPPDQWSLFNPDLRDTWESRVVTGSNGQPSRAAFVDNFNYNASGSRDGLNSWVVDLSTAIEPYLIFEYAYARQTTTQSEELEILISNNCGESFSQVIFNRSESALLTGGNQLSFWTPSSTQWDQVNLDLSAFIGDVIAIQFVNINGNGNSMFLDNILIQDLQEVNPVAALTSDVPMICPGESFTFSDTSAGNNLDYSWNFGADATPNAAILPGPHQVQFNTPGIKQIILSISNSSGTSIDTLEVEVLPEVVSAFQFALEPDTSYQAFTFTSQAQNADQVSWDFGDGTTATGSPVTHTYTVNGNYSIQMIATNSCGNDTSVQQLDISNVGLADLYPGLDIQIQQNPGDGLFGLKLEGAERIEQMDFTVMNLQGQRLVEFEMAPWKGELQRKVDLRKYPKGIYFMQVQVGQLTHSIKLIRQ
- a CDS encoding aldo/keto reductase, which produces MDTPFSLPSHPNVRRIGLGLAALGRPGYINLGHAEDLQNNYDQAFMEHHAHEVLDLAWKEGIRHFDTARSYGLGELFLGNWLKNKGLPKDQVLISSKWGYTYTADWQIQAEHHEVKEHSLGVLDRQWKESQEILGEYLDLYQIHSATLESGVLENTEVLNRLAELKAQGTSIGLSTSGANQSEVLRKAMEIEVDGKPLFDSFQSTFNLLERSAGPLLQEASEAGKAIIIKEALANGRLTARNQQPEFKEKFQLLAKISQNINTSIDALSLAFILKHSWVDQVLSGAANTEHLLSNMEAAKLELSEEILNELEGLKEDPQKYWAKRKSLAWN
- a CDS encoding sigma 54-interacting transcriptional regulator, whose translation is MNHLAKVIIIGAGKGGTALLELFHEDPSIEVLGMVDRDTKALGMLRAQEMGYPAARDLSVFLYDPQFDPNMIVNASGSQEIWEELEKIDDPSIRVIGGVAAKFIWALLEARQEKKFLEKKYQQLKSSINLSGGNQLIFGSNPIMKQVDQMIKQVAPTDSTVLIVGETGTGKEVIAQALQSLSAYRDQAFLKINCTAFSPQLLESELFGYKKGAFTGAVQDKIGLLEAADGGTIFLDEIGDISLEMQVKLLRYLQFGEVRPVGSTETKIVKTRIIAATNRNLEEQIQEKTFREDLFYRLNTFTIELPPLRQRKEDIPLLTHHFLKKAVIKLNKKVSGIESYAVELLSAYHFPGNLRELQSVIERAVIMCESDMIMAIHLPAFVQNVKTPFQLRDGLIQSREKMVANFERKALLQYLAEANGNVSQAAMKAKISRKTFYRLMEKYSISKESLPSQLLDKQEK
- a CDS encoding PfkB family carbohydrate kinase, producing the protein MNRERLHEIFSDLKNLSIGVLGDFALDFYYQLNTETGEESLETNKSVFHASEPRPVPGGAGTIVNNLIALGVGDVRCFGMVGNDLFGRELCYLLEQKGANTQGILQAGKGWETYVYSKPHVNGIESNRIDFGSKNPHSPHDFQQIQGFLSETLPRLDVLILNQQFENGLTSVENLTSLKNILEAFPLCFVISDLRDSSGAFHYGVLKGNISEINRIGKAFDDLKAHSLMEIAKKAHLHSQSPILMTAGEKGLVYIDQHQSHKVAGIPLKGPLDITGAGDACLAAFSACMGIKIAIPEAMDIANLAAAVSVQKLRETGSASPDEIRALAANYPYR
- a CDS encoding Gfo/Idh/MocA family oxidoreductase, which translates into the protein MKNFGIIGGGSIANLHADAIRDMRGGQLIAAFVRNPERARIFAEKHKCEVYTKEEELLKDDRIDIVVIATASGVHLESTILAAKAGKHIICEKPLEVTPARVQQMIEVCDEQGVMLAGIFNRRFTPAVDYLKSAIESGRFGRLTLCDAYVKWYRDQAYYDSGAWRGTWELDGGGALMNQSIHSIDLLNYLAGDIKRLSASTTTLTHKNIEVEDTAVAILEFEHGGRGVIEGSTSCWSSEGLPAEIHISGEKGSVFLRDEVFRVWDFAEEREEDAYIKENLMYSGQAAQGANDPKAINYMGHLRNFEDVVEALESGRPPKVTGAEGIKAIKIIDAIYQSSRKKGEWIELS
- a CDS encoding LamG domain-containing protein, yielding MLAFKNYYPITFLLIVSLLSACGEKTTQQEEKEDPAIAALKSSLTLAANFDQGYDANFAAGDPKIYTGIKYDSLDAPTAGMTSAEVGLLEGKGKSGNALQFKSKTEPVIFYKSEKNIDYSSENWSGTVSLWLSLNPEEDLAPGYTDPIQITDQGYDDAAIWVDFSNKNPRSFRMGVYGDVDVWNPDNIGPDENPAFNSRLLPATDRPFTRESWTHVAVSFSGLNTQNGKAEFFINGKSQGSRDISEPYTWELEKSRIFLGLNFVGLMDEVSIYKKALTADEIKVLYELPAGLIDLL